ACCAGCACGGTGCCGTCCAGTGCCGCACACCCGGCGACGCCCGGGCGGTCGGGCCACGTCCATACGGTCGACACCTTGGAGTCCTTGGCGATCTTCTGTAGGCGATCACCGGTCGGTGTGCGATCGGTGACGTACAGCGACTCGTCCGACGGGTCGATGCACACCCCGCCGCCGGCGCCCATACCGGACAGCGCCGTCGTCGTCGGCGCCTGGTCGACCGTCGTCGGCTGCTCGATCCGCAACAACTTGCCGGCCAGTGAGCGAGGATCACCGGCCTGAGCGGGGTCACCGGCGTCGCCCGTCTGTACCAGCAGGGTGGTCGGGCTGGTGAAGATCAGCGACCCGGTGTTACCGGTCGCGCCTTTGGGGATGCCGGTCAGGATCGGCTTGGGAATGTCGCCGTCGGCGATGCGGATGACCCGGTTGTCGGTCGGGGTGCTGACGTAGGCGTACATCAGCCGGTCCTGGGCGTACGTCGGTGACAAGACGATGTCCATGAGCCCGCCGTCACCGGACCCGTCGACGGGCAGGACGACTTTGACCTTCGGTTCGGCGCGCACCGACACCTCTTTGACCGCGCCGGTCGTGCGTTCGCCCACCAGCGCGGACTGGCTGTCGGGCAGCATGATGAGGCCGCTCGTGCTTTCCAGGCAGCCCTGCATGACGCCGGGCGCCGGGCATTCCTTGGGGAACGGCTTGGGCGGCAGCGGCGGAGGTGGCGGCGGCTTCGACGACGGCCCGGGCTTCAGTTCCGGCTCGGTCGTGAACGGTTGCGACTGCGCATCGTCGAATCGCGCGCAGCCCGACGCCACCAGCAACGCCGCACACACCACGGCGAACACAGCCCGCATCGGCCGGCGCAGTCTCATGCGAGCCAGATTACGGATCGTTCGGTGGTGCGCGCCACGCACATGCTTGCGCCGTACGCGGAAAGGGCCCGCGAAATGGTCGCCCGAAAGCGCCGCGCCAATCCTCGGATCACAGGTGAATAGCCCTTACGCTGGGGGCCGTGACCAGTCAACCCCACGACCCAAGCGCGTGGCAGCGGCCCGACGACGCGGCCGGGCGCCCCATGACGGCGAGCCTGGTCGACCCCGAGGACGATCTTCCGTCCGCGAATTACGCCGGCGACTTCGAAACGACGGCGATCCCGCCGTACGACTCCGGCCGGTCTTCTTCCGAAACCGCCGGCGGCTTCGGGCTGCTCAACGAGCCCGAACCGCTGCCGTACGTCCAGCCGGGCGGTCGGCATTCCTTGTATGGCGCAGAACCGGCCGAGTACGGGCCGGATATCGACGCTCACACCCGGGGCGATGACCGCCGCGGCACCCAGGATCTCGGTCTTCTCTTCTTGCGCCTCGGAATCGGCGCGATCCTGATCGCGCACGGACTGCAGAAGGCCTTCGGTTTGTTCGACGGCCCCGGCCTGGACGGCTGGGGCGATTCGTTGAGCACGATGGGCTTCAAATACGCCGACATCCTGACCTACGTCACGACCTTTGGTCAGATCGCCGCGGGCCTGCTGTTGATGCTCGGTCTGTTCACCCCGGTGGCGGCGGCCGGCGCGCTGGCATACCTGGTGACCGGCCTGCTCGCCGAGGCGATGGCAGCCCACGAAGAGGCCAGGCTCGCGTTGTTCCTCACCGATGGCCACGAATACAAGGTGTTCCTGGCGGGCGCAGTGGCGGCGCTCATCCTGACCGGTCCCGGCCGGTACGGTCTCGACGCCGGACGCGGCTGGGCCCGACGCCCCTTTGTCGGCTCGTTCATCGCGTTGCTGCTTGCGGTCGGCGTCGGTGTGGCGGCCTGGGTGCTGCTCAACGGCGGCAATCCGCTGGGTTAGCGCGTTACGCGTAGGGGTTGGGCACCCGGCCCGCGCTCACCTCGGTGAGCTGCGGCAACGTCGCGAAGGTCACCGCGGGGAGTCGGAGTTCGCCGCCGTCTTTGAGCTGCGCGGTCGCCCAGGACGACCTGCCGAACCGCAGGCCGTCGATGTCATCCCAGCCGACGGTCTGGCTGTCCAGCAGGGTCCGAGCGGTCACCGTTGTGGCGTCGGCGATCGTGCGGTACCTGACCACCGCGATCGACAGCAGGATCGGGATGACGAGCAGGAGCGCAACCCAGTGCGGACCGGCGAGAATCACCGCCAGCAGGCCCAGCGTGAAGAATCCGACCGCAAAATGTGCCATCGGGGAAATCCGGATGACGACGGGCTGCGGATCGGTGTCGGCGCTCACATGGCCAGTTTGGCACTGTGGGCGAGATGCCGGGAATTTGGCCGCCCCGGCGGTGCCGGGAATTTGACCGCTGACCTGTGCGGAGGCTACCGTCAAGTGTTATGCAGGCCCCGGGAGTGCTCGTAGTAATTGGGAAGCGCGTTGATGCCGCGCTAGCCCTCGCCCGGGCATAGCCAACAGCATCGACGCGCGACCCTCGTACAGCAGCCCAGCTGACGGGGGTTTTTTCTTGCCCCACCACCGATTTGAGATCCTAGAAACAACCAGGAACAGAGAGAGAAGATCGTGAGCGCACCCACCACGCGACCGCCCGAGCAGTCGGACACCGCGCCGAACGGGACACATGCCGCACCCAAGCCCAGCTCGGCGCCGTCCAAACGCATTGCGCCGCACCAGCTCACAGGAGCGCAGGCAGTAATCCGGTCGCTGGAGGAACTCGACGTCGACACCATCTTCGGCATCCCCGGCGGTGCCGTGTTGCCGGTCTATGACCCGCTTTTCGACTCGCAGAAGTTGCGCCATGTCCTGGTGCGTCACGAGCAGGGGGCCGGCCACGCCGCGAGTGGCTATGCACACGCCACCGGCAAGGTCGGTGTGTGCATGGCGACGTCGGGTCCGGGTGCGACCAACCTGGTCACTCCGCTGGCTGACGCCTACATGGACTCGATCCCCGTCGTCGCGGTCACCGGGCAGGTCGGGCGCGCGCTGATCGGCACGGACGCGTTCCAGGAAGCCGACATCTCCGGCATCACGATGCCCATCACCAAGCACAACTTCCTGGTCCGCGACGGCGACGACATCGCGCGCGTGATGGCCGAGGCGTTCCACCTCGCGCGGTCGGGCCGCCCGGGCCCGGTGCTCGTCGACATCCCGAAGGACGTGCTGCAGGGGCAGTGCACGTTCAGCTGGCCGCCGCAGATCGATCTGCCTGGCTACAAGCCGAACACCAAGCCGCACAACCGCCAGGTTCGTGAGGCCGCCAAACTGATCGCGTCGGCCCGCAGGCCGGTCCTGTACGTGGGCGGCGGCGTGATCCGCGGCGAGGCCACCGACGAACTGCTGAATCTGGCCGAGCTGACCGGGATCCCGGTCGTCACCACCCTGATGGCCCGCGGCGCGTTCCCGGACAGCCATCCGCAGAACATGGGCATGCCCGGGATGCACGGCACGGTGGCCGCGGTGGCCGCTCTGCAGCGCAGCGATCTGCTGATCGCGTTGGGTACGCGCTTCGACGACCGGGTGACCGGCAAGCTGGATTCCTTTGCGCCGGAAGCCAAGGTGATCCACGCCGACATCGACCCGGCCGAGATCGGTAAGAACCGCCACGCCGACGTGCCGATCGTCGGCGACGTCAAAGCTGTGATCACCGACCTGATCGAGGTGCTACGGCGCGACGGCAGCATCGGATCGATCAAGACCGACAAATGGTGGGAGTATCTGCGCGGCGTGCAGTCGACCTACCCGTTGAGCTACGGCGCGCAGAGCGACGGCAGCCTCTCGCCCGAGTACGTCATCGAGACCCTGGGCAAGATCGCGGGCCCGGACGCGGTGTACGTCGCAGGCGTTGGGCAGCACCAGATGTGGGCCGCGCAGTTCATCAAGTACGAGAATCCCAAGACCTGGTTGAACTCAGGCGGCCTCGGCACCATGGGCTTCGCGGTGCCGGCGGCAATGGGGGCCAAGTTCGGCCGTCCGGAAGCCGAGGTGTGGGCCATCGACGGCGACGGCTGCTTCCAGATGACCAATCAGGAACTGGCGACGTGTGCCGTCGAGGGCGCGCCCATCAAGGTCGCGATCATCAACAACGGCAATCTGGGCATGGTGCGGCAATGGCAGACGCTCTTCTACGAGGAGCGCTACAGCCAAACCGATCTCGCCACGCATTCACACCGCATCCCGGACTTCGTCAAGCTGGCCGAGGCCCTCGGCTGTGTCGGATTGCGTTGTGAGCGTGCCGAAGACGTCGAGTCCGTCATCCAGCAGGCACGGGAGATCAACGACCGTCCCGTCGTCATCGACTTCATCGTCGGCGCGGACGCGCAGGTGTGGCCAATGGTGGCCGCAGGTACCAGCAATGACGAGATCCAGGCCGCGCGCGGTATCCGCCCGCTGTTCGACAACGAAGAGGGGCACGCCTGATGGCCGTCAACACCCACACCCTTTCGGTGCTCGTCGAGGACAAGCCCGGCGTGCTGGCGCGCGTAGCGTCGCTGTTCTCACGGCGTGGCTTCAACATTCAGTCACTCGCGGTCGGTGCGACCGAGCAGAAGGACATGTCCAGGATGACGATCGTGGTGAGTGTCGAGGACTCACCGCTCGAGCAGATCACCAAGCAGCTCAACAAGCTGGTCAACGTGATCAAGATCGTCGAACAGGACGAGGACAACGCGGTCGCTCGAGAGCTGGCGCTCATCAAGGTGCGCACCGACGCAACCACGCGCAGCCAGGTCATCGAGGCAGTGAATCTATTCCGCGCCAAGGTCGTTGATGTTTCTACAGAGTCGCTGACCGTCGAGGCGACCGGCACCCCGGAGAAGCTCGAGGCACTGCTGAGGGTGTTGGAGCCGTATGGAATCCGCGAGCTCGTGCAGTCCGGTGTGGTGTCCCTGTCGCGCGGTCCGCGCGGCATCGGCACCGTCAAATAATCCCAATCAGTAGAAGAGCAAAGAGAAGGAAAGTCACGAATGCCAGTTGAGATGTTCTACGACGACGACGCGGACCTGTCGATCATTCAGGGACGCAAGGTCGGCGTCATCGGCTACGGCAGCCAGGGCCACGCACACTCGCTGTCTCTGCGCGACTCCGGCGTGCAGGTGAAGGTCGGCCTGAAGGAGGGATCGAAGTCCCGCGACAAGGTCACCGAGCAGGGGCTGGACGTGGATACGCCCGCCGAGGTGGCCAAGTGGGCCGACGTGATCATGTTGCTGGCGCCCGACACCGCCCAGGCCGACATCTTCAAGAACGACATCGAGCCCAATCTGGAGGACGGCAACGCGCTGTTCTTCGGTCACGGCCTGAACATCCACTTCGACCTGATCAAGCCGCCGGCCAACGTCACCATCGGCATGGTTGCCCCGAAGGGCCCCGGCCACCTGGTGCGCCGTCAGTTCGTCGACGGTAAGGGTGTGCCGTGTCTGATCGCGGTCGACCAGGATCCCAAGGGCGAGGGCCAGGCGCTCGCACTCTCGTACGCCAAGGGGATCGGTGGCACCCGCGCGGGCGTCATCAAGACGACGTTCAAGGACGAGACCGAGACCGACCTCTTCGGTGAGCAGGCCGTGTTGTGCGGTGGCACCGAGGAACTCGTCAAGACCGGCTTCGACGTCATGGTCGAGGCGGGCTACGAGCCCGAGTTGGCCTACTTCGAGGTGCTCCACGAACTCAAGCTCATCGTCGACCTCATGTACGAGGGCGGCATCGCGCGGATGAACTACTCGGTCTCCGACACCGCGGAGTTCGGTGGCTACCTGTCCGGGCCGCGAGTGATCGACGCCGACACCAAGCAGCGCATGAAGCAGATTCTGGCCGAAATCCAGGACGGCACTTTCGTGAAGCGTCTGGTCGCCAACGTCGAGGGCGGCAACAAGGAACTCGAGCGACTGCGCAAGGAGAACGCCGAGCATCCCATCGAGGTGACCGGCAAGAAGCTGCGCGACTTGATGAGCTGGGTCGACCGCCCCATCACCGAAACCGCCTGACCGTGTGATTTCGGTGTCGCTGGTCGCGCCTACCGCGACTGGCTACACCGAAATCGCGACGGTTCACGACTGCGCCGGCTGCAGACCGGTCCACGGAAATTCGATCCACAGATCGGTCCGGCGCCAGACGTATTCGCAATCGATTTCCGATTGCGGCTTCTGGTAGACGACGGCGCAGCGGACCTCGGCGACGTGTTCGGCGCAGAAGTCGCGGACGAAACGCAGTGTCGCCCCGGTGTCCGCGACGTCGTCGGCGATCAGCATGCGTGCACCACCCAGATCTGCGACATCGGGCAGGGGAGGCAGCAGTACCGGCGCATCCAGGCGCTGGTCCACGCCGGTGTAGTACTCGACGTTCATCATGTGCACCTTTTTGACCTCCAGCGCGTAGCCGAGCGCGCCTGCGACGAACAACCCACCGCGCGCCACAGCGAGTATGAGATCGGGTGCGAAACCGTCGTCGACGACGGCGGAGGCGAGTTGCCGTGTCGCGGCGCCGAACTGGTCCCACGACAGTTCTTCCCGGTCGGTCATTGGCAAACCGTAATCGCTTGCCGGCAATTCCGCGGGAACGCCGCTACGGACGGCGTTCGTGGCCGGGCTTGCCGTGCGTGCGGCGCCGCTCCTTCATGTCCGCCTCGAACACGTGGCGCGCGCCCTGTTGCAACTCCGCACGCACGCGTTGTTCATGGTCACGGAACAAAGACCAGTAGTTGTCGTCGAACTCCTCGACGATCTGGAAGGTCCAGCGTCCGTACAGGACATTACGGCCGACGACTTCGTCCTCGAGTCGGTCGGCCACTGCGTCATGCCCGGCCTCACGCAGTTGGTCGCACGCTTTGCCAAGCAGAAGATCGGCATGGCCCATCAGCTGATGGAACGAATACAAGTGGCCGCGGGCGCGCTCCACGAATTCGAGCGCCTCGGATACCGTGCCGACGGCCTCGACCGTCGCGTCGTCCAGGCCGGCCGGGCGCCGGGGATTCTCGGGCTGTGTCACGGCGAAACGGATACCCGATATGGCGAGTCAGACACGGTTCCGCACAAAATTTGCATCGTTTGTGCATTGAATAGCGATATATGTCCAGATCGAAGCTCTATTCTGGCGGGGTTGACCACGTCGAGTAAGCACAAGAACGTCACCGCGGACGAGCCCCTGTACACCGTCCGCGTCGTCGCTGAGCGTCTTGGCGTGCCCACCGCGACACTGCGCAGCTGGAATCAGCGTTACGGCGTGGGTCCGTCCGAACACAGCCCGGGTCGGCACCGCCTCTACAGCGAGACCGACATTGCGGTTGCACGGCGGATGTACGAACTCATCGTCGAGGGTGCGAGCCCGCGCAGCGCGGCGCGAACCGCGATCGACTCGGTACGACCGGCCCGAGGAGATTCCGCGGCGCTGCTCGACTCCGCCTTCGATTTCGATGTGTTCACCGCAGGTCTGCTGCTCGATCGTCATCTGCGCCATTTCGGTGTGCTCGACACGTGGAATCAACTGATACGTCCGGCGTTCGACGACATCGCCCAACGGCAGGCCCAAGGGGAGGGCTGCATCGACGTCGAGCATGCGCTGTCGTGGACCGTGACACGGTCGTTGCAGCGTTACCCTATTGCTGCGCCTGAAGAATCGGCGTCCATCATTCTCGCCTGCACGCCGCGCGAAACGCACTTTCTCGCACTGGAAGCGCTGCGCGCGGCCCTTGCAGAACATGGACGCGGCGTGTTGATGCTCGGCGCGGACGTCCCGCGGGCTGCGCTTCTCGATGCGGTCCAGCGCAAAGGAAGACCGGTGACGGCATTGTTGTGGTCGCAGACCGAGGACACCGCTGACTTTCAAACGGTCAACGACCTTGCCGAGCACGCCTCGGTCAGTGTCGGCGGTCCGGGCTGGGAGGCGGTGATCGACCGGATTCACGCGTCGCGGCTGAACAGCCTTGGTGAAGCCGTCGACCACTTCGCCGCTGCGAACTAGAACCGTTTCGTTTGGTCGGCACCACCTTGTATTCCGCTGTGTCGAGCCACTTTTTGACGTTGCACTACTTCGACCGCTGCAAAGCGTCCGGTTTGTGCACGGCGTCGCGTCCGCTCTTGTCGCTGCGCACCCGGTACTGCGGTTCGTCCGGTGACGCACGCACCGTCCGTCCCGCCGTCTCGCGGTCGCTGGTGATCTTCTCCTCGACAGTCCCGGTGACGGTCGTTCCGTGGCTACTCCATTGGACCTTGTCGCCCTTGTGAAACTCCGAACTCATATCGCGGGGATACCCGGGTGAAGTTCGGCAAAACCGGTTACGGCGAGAGGCTGGGAAGCGTCCTGATTCCGAATTCGCGGCGCAGCATGGTGCGTGCTGCGTAGAAGCCCGCCATACCGTGCACACCACCGCCGGGGGGAGTCGCCGACGAGCAGAGATAGACCTTCGGAATCGGAGTGGCCCATGGGTTGAGCCGCGGTGTCGGCCCCGCGAGCGCGTGCAGGAGCGTGTTGCCGCCGACGCCGATGTCACCACCGACGAGGTTGGCGTTGTGCTCGGCCAACCGGGAGGCCGGTACCGACCGCACCGCGACGACGACGTCACGGAAGCCGGGTGCGAAACGCTCGAAGATCTGGGTGATCGTCTCGGCTTGGTCGACAGGTGAGCCGTGGGGCACGTGCGCATAGGTCCACAGGGGCCGCCGCCCCTGCGCATCGATGCGGTTCGGGTCGGCCAGGTGCGGCAGCGAGGCGAGCACCATCGGCCATTCGGGATGCCTGCCCGCCGCGATCTCCTTTTCGGCATGCGCCATCTGCTCACGGCTGCCACCCATGTGCAGTGTCGGAGCGTCGGCCGCACGAGGGTCCGCCCACGGAATCTCGTCGGACAACACGAAATCCACCTTGGCTACGCCCGGGCCGAACCGATAGTGCTGCAAAGCTTTTGCGTATCGCGCGGGGACCGTGTTCCGGTAGATGGACAGCAGCGCCGTCGGCGCGGTGTCGAAAAGCACCACACCGCCTGGTGGTTCGGTGACCTCTTCGCCCACCGTGATGACACCGCCATGTGCGCGCAGGTCGGCGATGAGGGCGTCGGGAATGGCCTGGCTGCCGCCTACGGGGATGGGCCAGCCCACGGTGTGCGCGAGTGTGGCCAGCATCAGTCCGGCGCCGGTGGTGACGAACGACGGCATCCGGTTGATGGCATGTGCGGCAACGCCCGTGAACAACGCGCGGGCGTCGGCACCGGCGAGCCTGCCCCACAGCGGCGTGCCCTGCTCGAGCATGTTTCGCGCAAGGTACGCCGCGGCGATCAGATCGCGCGGGATCGAGCGCTTGTCCCCGAGGAGGAAGTCGACGACGCCCTCGTCGCGCTTGGTGAGTGGGCCGAGCAGCCGCCGCCACGAGTCGCCGTGCAGCAGCTCCGCGCAGGTGCGGTCCAGATCGTGATAACCGACCGCCGTGGGTTGACCGGGAAGCGGATTGGCGTACGAGACGGCGGGCACCTTCAAGTCCACCCCGCGGGCGGGCAGATCGAATTCCGCCAGGAACGGTGAGGCCAACGCGAGCGGGTGCACGGCCGAGCAGACATCGTGGGAGACCTCGCCGAACTCGGGGTCAGCGAGGGTCCGTGCGCCGCCACCCAGTGATGGCTGTGCCTCGAACACCTGCACTGACAGACCGGCGCGCGCGCAGATGACGGCGGCGGCCAAGCCGTTGGGTCCGCTGCCGACCACGGTGACGTCCATACCTACTCCCCTGTCGCTCCGCTCCTGCCCGCCGAAGCCCAATTACATCCCATTAGGCTGACCGCGTGAGCCTGCCCG
The sequence above is drawn from the Mycobacterium gallinarum genome and encodes:
- a CDS encoding PQQ-dependent sugar dehydrogenase — encoded protein: MRLRRPMRAVFAVVCAALLVASGCARFDDAQSQPFTTEPELKPGPSSKPPPPPPLPPKPFPKECPAPGVMQGCLESTSGLIMLPDSQSALVGERTTGAVKEVSVRAEPKVKVVLPVDGSGDGGLMDIVLSPTYAQDRLMYAYVSTPTDNRVIRIADGDIPKPILTGIPKGATGNTGSLIFTSPTTLLVQTGDAGDPAQAGDPRSLAGKLLRIEQPTTVDQAPTTTALSGMGAGGGVCIDPSDESLYVTDRTPTGDRLQKIAKDSKVSTVWTWPDRPGVAGCAALDGTVLVNLVNTKQSVAVRMAPDTGAVTGDPEVVRQDQHGHAWAMAVSPDGNVWGATINKTAGDAEKLDDVVFPLFPQGGGFPRKNEDAT
- a CDS encoding DoxX family protein is translated as MTSQPHDPSAWQRPDDAAGRPMTASLVDPEDDLPSANYAGDFETTAIPPYDSGRSSSETAGGFGLLNEPEPLPYVQPGGRHSLYGAEPAEYGPDIDAHTRGDDRRGTQDLGLLFLRLGIGAILIAHGLQKAFGLFDGPGLDGWGDSLSTMGFKYADILTYVTTFGQIAAGLLLMLGLFTPVAAAGALAYLVTGLLAEAMAAHEEARLALFLTDGHEYKVFLAGAVAALILTGPGRYGLDAGRGWARRPFVGSFIALLLAVGVGVAAWVLLNGGNPLG
- a CDS encoding PH domain-containing protein → MAHFAVGFFTLGLLAVILAGPHWVALLLVIPILLSIAVVRYRTIADATTVTARTLLDSQTVGWDDIDGLRFGRSSWATAQLKDGGELRLPAVTFATLPQLTEVSAGRVPNPYA
- a CDS encoding acetolactate synthase large subunit, which produces MSAPTTRPPEQSDTAPNGTHAAPKPSSAPSKRIAPHQLTGAQAVIRSLEELDVDTIFGIPGGAVLPVYDPLFDSQKLRHVLVRHEQGAGHAASGYAHATGKVGVCMATSGPGATNLVTPLADAYMDSIPVVAVTGQVGRALIGTDAFQEADISGITMPITKHNFLVRDGDDIARVMAEAFHLARSGRPGPVLVDIPKDVLQGQCTFSWPPQIDLPGYKPNTKPHNRQVREAAKLIASARRPVLYVGGGVIRGEATDELLNLAELTGIPVVTTLMARGAFPDSHPQNMGMPGMHGTVAAVAALQRSDLLIALGTRFDDRVTGKLDSFAPEAKVIHADIDPAEIGKNRHADVPIVGDVKAVITDLIEVLRRDGSIGSIKTDKWWEYLRGVQSTYPLSYGAQSDGSLSPEYVIETLGKIAGPDAVYVAGVGQHQMWAAQFIKYENPKTWLNSGGLGTMGFAVPAAMGAKFGRPEAEVWAIDGDGCFQMTNQELATCAVEGAPIKVAIINNGNLGMVRQWQTLFYEERYSQTDLATHSHRIPDFVKLAEALGCVGLRCERAEDVESVIQQAREINDRPVVIDFIVGADAQVWPMVAAGTSNDEIQAARGIRPLFDNEEGHA
- the ilvN gene encoding acetolactate synthase small subunit, encoding MAVNTHTLSVLVEDKPGVLARVASLFSRRGFNIQSLAVGATEQKDMSRMTIVVSVEDSPLEQITKQLNKLVNVIKIVEQDEDNAVARELALIKVRTDATTRSQVIEAVNLFRAKVVDVSTESLTVEATGTPEKLEALLRVLEPYGIRELVQSGVVSLSRGPRGIGTVK
- the ilvC gene encoding ketol-acid reductoisomerase; this translates as MFYDDDADLSIIQGRKVGVIGYGSQGHAHSLSLRDSGVQVKVGLKEGSKSRDKVTEQGLDVDTPAEVAKWADVIMLLAPDTAQADIFKNDIEPNLEDGNALFFGHGLNIHFDLIKPPANVTIGMVAPKGPGHLVRRQFVDGKGVPCLIAVDQDPKGEGQALALSYAKGIGGTRAGVIKTTFKDETETDLFGEQAVLCGGTEELVKTGFDVMVEAGYEPELAYFEVLHELKLIVDLMYEGGIARMNYSVSDTAEFGGYLSGPRVIDADTKQRMKQILAEIQDGTFVKRLVANVEGGNKELERLRKENAEHPIEVTGKKLRDLMSWVDRPITETA
- a CDS encoding phosphoribosyltransferase, with translation MTDREELSWDQFGAATRQLASAVVDDGFAPDLILAVARGGLFVAGALGYALEVKKVHMMNVEYYTGVDQRLDAPVLLPPLPDVADLGGARMLIADDVADTGATLRFVRDFCAEHVAEVRCAVVYQKPQSEIDCEYVWRRTDLWIEFPWTGLQPAQS
- a CDS encoding MerR family transcriptional regulator, which codes for MTTSSKHKNVTADEPLYTVRVVAERLGVPTATLRSWNQRYGVGPSEHSPGRHRLYSETDIAVARRMYELIVEGASPRSAARTAIDSVRPARGDSAALLDSAFDFDVFTAGLLLDRHLRHFGVLDTWNQLIRPAFDDIAQRQAQGEGCIDVEHALSWTVTRSLQRYPIAAPEESASIILACTPRETHFLALEALRAALAEHGRGVLMLGADVPRAALLDAVQRKGRPVTALLWSQTEDTADFQTVNDLAEHASVSVGGPGWEAVIDRIHASRLNSLGEAVDHFAAAN
- a CDS encoding DUF2945 domain-containing protein, giving the protein MSSEFHKGDKVQWSSHGTTVTGTVEEKITSDRETAGRTVRASPDEPQYRVRSDKSGRDAVHKPDALQRSK
- a CDS encoding phytoene desaturase family protein → MDVTVVGSGPNGLAAAVICARAGLSVQVFEAQPSLGGGARTLADPEFGEVSHDVCSAVHPLALASPFLAEFDLPARGVDLKVPAVSYANPLPGQPTAVGYHDLDRTCAELLHGDSWRRLLGPLTKRDEGVVDFLLGDKRSIPRDLIAAAYLARNMLEQGTPLWGRLAGADARALFTGVAAHAINRMPSFVTTGAGLMLATLAHTVGWPIPVGGSQAIPDALIADLRAHGGVITVGEEVTEPPGGVVLFDTAPTALLSIYRNTVPARYAKALQHYRFGPGVAKVDFVLSDEIPWADPRAADAPTLHMGGSREQMAHAEKEIAAGRHPEWPMVLASLPHLADPNRIDAQGRRPLWTYAHVPHGSPVDQAETITQIFERFAPGFRDVVVAVRSVPASRLAEHNANLVGGDIGVGGNTLLHALAGPTPRLNPWATPIPKVYLCSSATPPGGGVHGMAGFYAARTMLRREFGIRTLPSLSP